A single Glycine soja cultivar W05 chromosome 14, ASM419377v2, whole genome shotgun sequence DNA region contains:
- the LOC114384222 gene encoding 4-coumarate--CoA ligase-like 5 isoform X1 → MMEEIDPRSGFCSSNSIFYSKRKPLPLPPNNALDVTTFISSRAHRATTAFVDAATARRLTYTQLWRSVEGVAASLSVDMGIRKGNVVLILSPNSIHFPVVCLAVMSLGAIITTTNPLNTTREIAKQIADSKPLLAFTISDLLPKITAAAPSLPIVLMDNDGANNNNNNNNIVATLDEMAKKEPVAQRVKERVEQDDTATLLYSSGTTGPSKGVVSSHRNLIAMVQIVLGRFHMEENETFICTVPMFHIYGLVAFATGLLASGSTIVVLSKFEMHDMLSSIERFRATYLPLVPPILVAMLNNAAAIKGKYDITSLHSVLSGGAPLSKEVIEGFVAKYPNVTILQGYGLTESTGVGASTDSLEESRRYGTAGLLSPATQAMIVDPESGQSLPVNRTGELWLRGPTIMKGYFSNEEATTSTLDSKGWLRTGDICYIDNDGFIFIVDRLKELIKYKGYQVPPAELEALLLTHPAILDAAVIPYPDKEAGQHPMAYVVRKAGSSLSETQVMDFVAGQVAPYKRIRKVAFISSIPKNPSGKILRKDLIKLATSKL, encoded by the exons ATGATGGAGGAGATAGACCCCAGAAGTGGTTTCTGCAGCTCCAATTCAATCTTCTACAGCAAGCGTAAGCCCCTCCCACTCCCTCCCAACAACGCCTTAGACGTCACCACCTTCATCTCCTCCCGCGCCCACCGCGCCACCACAGCCTTCGTCGACGCCGCCACCGCCCGCCGCCTCACCTACACCCAGCTATGGCGTTCCGTGGAGGGCGTGGCAGCCTCTCTCTCCGTGGACATGGGGATCCGAAAGGGCAACGTGGTCCTCATCCTCTCCCCCAACTCCATCCACTTCCCCGTTGTGTGCCTGGCCGTCATGTCCCTCGGCGccatcatcaccaccaccaaccCCCTCAACACCACCCGCGAAATCGCCAAGCAGATCGCCGATTCCAAGCCTCTCCTCGCCTTCACGATCTCTGATTTACTCCCCAAAATCACCGCAGCTGCACCCTCTCTACCAATCGTTCTCATGGACAACGACGGCgccaataataacaataacaataataatatcgtGGCCACTCTTGATGAGATGGCGAAGAAGGAACCGGTGGCTCAGCGCGTGAAAGAGCGCGTGGAGCAGGACGACACGGCCACGCTGCTCTACTCCTCCGGCACCACGGGGCCCAGCAAGGGCGTGGTATCGTCCCACCGCAACCTCATAGCAATGGTCCAGATCGTGCTGGGTCGGTTCCACATGGAGGAGAACGAAACCTTCATATGCACGGTCCCCATGTTTCACATATACGGCCTGGTCGCCTTCGCCACGGGGCTTCTGGCTTCCGGCTCCACCATCGTCGTGCTCTCCAAGTTCGAGATGCACGACATGCTCTCCTCGATCGAGAGGTTCCGCGCCACTTACCTCCCGCTCGTGCCGCCCATTCTGGTGGCCATGCTCAACAACGCCGCCGCTATCAAGGGCAAGTACGATATCACGTCGCTGCATTCGGTGCTCTCCGGTGGGGCTCCGTTGAGCAAGGAGGTCATAGAGGGCTTTGTGGCCAAGTATCCCAACGTCACCATCCTTCAGGGTTATGGTTTGACGGAATCCACCGGCGTTGGGGCCTCCACCGACTCCTTGGAGGAGAGTCGAAGGTACGGCACGGCGGGGCTCTTGTCTCCGGCCACCCAGGCTATGATCGTCGATCCTGAATCCGGCCAATCGCTTCCGGTTAACCGCACCGGGGAGCTCTGGCTCAGGGGTCCCACCATCATGAAAG GTTATTTCAGTAACGAAGAAGCAACCACATCAACCCTTGATTCAAAAGGATGGTTAAGAACAGGGGATATTTGTTACATTGACAATGATGGATTCATATTTATTGTGGATCGGTTAAAGGAGCTCATCAAATACAAGGGATATCAG GTTCCTCCAGCAGAACTAGAGGCCTTGCTACTGACTCATCCTGCTATTTTAGATGCCGCTGTTATCCC GTATCCAGATAAGGAAGCTGGGCAGCATCCAATGGCATACGTGGTGAGGAAGGCTGGAAGTAGCTTATCAGAAACTCAAGTTATGGATTTTGTTGCAGGACAG GTGGCTCCGTACAAGCGGATTCGAAAAGTGGCATTTATTTCCTCCATACCCAAAAATCCATCTGGCAAAATTCTTCGGAAGGATCTCATCAAACTCGCAACGTCTAAACTCTGA
- the LOC114384222 gene encoding 4-coumarate--CoA ligase-like 5 isoform X2 — translation MMEEIDPRSGFCSSNSIFYSKRKPLPLPPNNALDVTTFISSRAHRATTAFVDAATARRLTYTQLWRSVEGVAASLSVDMGIRKGNVVLILSPNSIHFPVVCLAVMSLGAIITTTNPLNTTREIAKQIADSKPLLAFTISDLLPKITAAAPSLPIVLMDNDGANNNNNNNNIVATLDEMAKKEPVAQRVKERVEQDDTATLLYSSGTTGPSKGVVSSHRNLIAMVQIVLGRFHMEENETFICTVPMFHIYGLVAFATGLLASGSTIVVLSKFEMHDMLSSIERFRATYLPLVPPILVAMLNNAAAIKGKYDITSLHSVLSGGAPLSKEVIEGFVAKYPNVTILQGYGLTESTGVGASTDSLEESRRYGTAGLLSPATQAMIVDPESGQSLPVNRTGELWLRGPTIMKGYFSNEEATTSTLDSKGWLRTGDICYIDNDGFIFIVDRLKELIKYKGYQVLMMF, via the exons ATGATGGAGGAGATAGACCCCAGAAGTGGTTTCTGCAGCTCCAATTCAATCTTCTACAGCAAGCGTAAGCCCCTCCCACTCCCTCCCAACAACGCCTTAGACGTCACCACCTTCATCTCCTCCCGCGCCCACCGCGCCACCACAGCCTTCGTCGACGCCGCCACCGCCCGCCGCCTCACCTACACCCAGCTATGGCGTTCCGTGGAGGGCGTGGCAGCCTCTCTCTCCGTGGACATGGGGATCCGAAAGGGCAACGTGGTCCTCATCCTCTCCCCCAACTCCATCCACTTCCCCGTTGTGTGCCTGGCCGTCATGTCCCTCGGCGccatcatcaccaccaccaaccCCCTCAACACCACCCGCGAAATCGCCAAGCAGATCGCCGATTCCAAGCCTCTCCTCGCCTTCACGATCTCTGATTTACTCCCCAAAATCACCGCAGCTGCACCCTCTCTACCAATCGTTCTCATGGACAACGACGGCgccaataataacaataacaataataatatcgtGGCCACTCTTGATGAGATGGCGAAGAAGGAACCGGTGGCTCAGCGCGTGAAAGAGCGCGTGGAGCAGGACGACACGGCCACGCTGCTCTACTCCTCCGGCACCACGGGGCCCAGCAAGGGCGTGGTATCGTCCCACCGCAACCTCATAGCAATGGTCCAGATCGTGCTGGGTCGGTTCCACATGGAGGAGAACGAAACCTTCATATGCACGGTCCCCATGTTTCACATATACGGCCTGGTCGCCTTCGCCACGGGGCTTCTGGCTTCCGGCTCCACCATCGTCGTGCTCTCCAAGTTCGAGATGCACGACATGCTCTCCTCGATCGAGAGGTTCCGCGCCACTTACCTCCCGCTCGTGCCGCCCATTCTGGTGGCCATGCTCAACAACGCCGCCGCTATCAAGGGCAAGTACGATATCACGTCGCTGCATTCGGTGCTCTCCGGTGGGGCTCCGTTGAGCAAGGAGGTCATAGAGGGCTTTGTGGCCAAGTATCCCAACGTCACCATCCTTCAGGGTTATGGTTTGACGGAATCCACCGGCGTTGGGGCCTCCACCGACTCCTTGGAGGAGAGTCGAAGGTACGGCACGGCGGGGCTCTTGTCTCCGGCCACCCAGGCTATGATCGTCGATCCTGAATCCGGCCAATCGCTTCCGGTTAACCGCACCGGGGAGCTCTGGCTCAGGGGTCCCACCATCATGAAAG GTTATTTCAGTAACGAAGAAGCAACCACATCAACCCTTGATTCAAAAGGATGGTTAAGAACAGGGGATATTTGTTACATTGACAATGATGGATTCATATTTATTGTGGATCGGTTAAAGGAGCTCATCAAATACAAGGGATATCAG GTCTTGATGATGTTTTAG
- the LOC114384935 gene encoding pentatricopeptide repeat-containing protein At1g76280 isoform X1 — MHMYGYRARVFLRSISLCKSKWHNHHLHGSLIHFSQNLTSTAGREFTEFATEPSMQRQVVEALHSGDRKKASDLLSDFGSRSRHSLTADHFVHIFEYCARSPDPLFVMEILRFMELKGVSMNNICSSLMMQALCNGGYLEEAFDIVDYLGGSQRLYPVLPLYNSLLRSCTTMQNIIQASRCLDLMEKKMVGKNEVTYIELLKLAVLQKNLPAAHLIWQEYIKNYSMSIMALDRFIWSFTRLGDLESAYKILLEMISLATRGNIPIARTVHGKVYTNRLDIPVPSNKGPGSTMLDLKENKKLDYCMHPPLMYIPDSISASIEQQIICMGNKKAKSTELAGLNGQKHPLLKKALSRSFDDIIHGCAKQKNHMLARKLMLQMTNLGLQPSRHTYNGIIKVVSHRSFGDAIRVLKKMQQKNLKPYDSTLASLSITCSKALQLDLAEAFLNQISECLYPNPYNALLASCDQLNQLERAIRVFAKMEQKKVLPNIRTCELLFSLFGVVNGHYEDSDALSKVDVAKRINAIQKHMANNGIQHSHLSMNKLMRALGEEGMIKELIQYLHVAENLFIYRNPSLGTHMYNTVLHYLVEAKESDTVIAIFKKMKLCGCHPDSETYNIMIDCCTILKSYRSACLLLSMMIRKGFHPVICTYNAIIEILLEDENFNEALNLLKQVILDGIQPDVLLFNTVLKEACYKGRIDVIEFIVECMRREKVPPDTRTCGYVFSAYVDSGFHNTAIEALQVLSLRMMSEDGNILRENTNFVNEFILSEDVAVVESQILKLFEDSEDELAIGLLNLRWCAIAGFPICKSADQSLWAKRLEGMQL; from the exons ATGCATATGTATGGATACAGAGCAAGGGTTTTTCTGCGCTCAATTTCACTTTGTAAATCAAAGTGGCATAATCACCATCTCCAT GGAAGTCTAATCCATTTCTCTCAAAATCTCACCTCCACAGCTG GTCGTGAATTTACGGAATTTGCAACAGAACCGTCTATGCAGAGGCAAGTTGTGGAGGCACTCCACTCGGGTGACAGAAAGAAGGCTTCAGACTTACTTTCGGATTTTGGTTCCAGAAGCCGCCACTCATTAACAGCTGACCATTTTGTTCACATTTTTGAGTACTGTGCTCGCTCTCCTGATCCTTTG ttTGTTATGGAGATTTTGAGATTCATGGAGTTAAAAGGTGTTAGCATGAACAATATATGCTCATCTCTTATGATGCAGGCCCTTTGTAATGGGGGTTACTTGGAAGAG GCCTTTGATATCGTTGATTATCTTGGAGGAAGTCAACGTCTCTATCCAGTTCTCCCACTGTACAATAGTCTCTTAAGATCCTGCACAACAATGCAGAATATAATTCAAGCAAGCAGATGTTTGGACTTAATGGAAAAGAAGATGGTAGGGAAGAATGAAGTTACATATATTGAGCTTCTCAAG CTTGCAGTTTTGCAGAAAAACTTGCCTGCAGCTCATCTCATTTGGCAGGAGTATATTAAAAACTATAGCATGAGTATCATGGCTCTGGATAGATTCATTTGGTCATTTACAAGGTTAGGAGATTTAGAATCTGCATATAAAATACTACTAGAAATGATTTCATTAGCCACCAGGGGAAACATTCCTATTGCTAGAACAGTTCATGGGAAGGTGTATACTAATAGACTGGACATCCCTGTGCCTTCAAATAAAGGGCCAGGCTCAACCATGTTGGACTTGAAGGAGAACAAAAAATTGGACTATTGTATGCACCCTCCTCTTATGTATATACCTGACAGTATTTCTGCAAGTATAGAGCAACAGATTATTTGCATGGGGAATAAAAAAGCTAAGAGTACTGAATTAGCTGGGCTGAATGGGCAAAAACATCCGCTGCTTAAGAAGGCGTTGAGTCGGTCTTTTGATGATATAATACATGGGTGtgcaaaacaaaagaatcaTATGCTTGCAAGGAAGCTTATGTTACAG ATGACAAATCTTGGTTTGCAGCCATCCAGACATACATATAATGGCATTATTAAAGTTGTTTCTCATAGAAGCTTTGGGGATGCCATAAGAGTG TTGAaaaagatgcagcagaagaatTTGAAGCCATATGATTCAACTCTAGCGTCACTTTCAATCACTTGCAGCAAAGCACTACAACTAGATTTAGCTGAGGCTTTTCTGAATCAAATTTCTGAATGTCTATATCCAAATCCTTATAATGCTTTGCTAGCATCATGCGATCAACTG AATCAACTTGAACGTGCTATTCGAGTGTTTGCCAAGATGGAGCAGAAAAAAGTTTTACCTAATATCAGGACATGCGAGCTTCTGTTTTCGTTATTTGGAGTTGTAAATGGCCATTACGAAGACAGTGATGCGCTGTCAAAGGTGGATGTTGCTAAAAGAATAAATGCTATACAAAAGCATATGGCCAACAATGGCATTCAGCATAGTCACCTTTCAATGAATAAATTA ATGAGAGCCCTTGGAGAAGAAGGGATGATAAAAGAGTTGATCCAGTATTTACATGTGGCAGAAAATCTTTTCATTTATAGAAACCCTTCATTGGGAACACATATGTACAACACAGTGTTACATTATCTTGTTGAAGCCAAGGAA AGTGACACGGTGATTGCAATTTTCAAGAAGATGAAGTTATGTGGCTGCCACCCTGATTCTGAAACATACAATATAATGATTGACTGTTGTACCATCCTAAAAAGTTACAGATCTGCTTGTTTGCTGCTTTCAATGATGATACGGAAAGGGTTTCATCCAGTGATTTGTACATATAACGCTATCATTGAG ATTTTGTTGGAAGATGAGAACTTTAATGAAGCCCTGAATCTTTTGAAACAAGTCATATTGGATGGCATTCAACCTGATGTACTGCTGTTTAATACAGTTCTTAAAGAAGCATGCTACAAG GGAAGGATTGATGTAATTGAGTTTATTGTGGAGTGTATGCGCCGAGAGAAAGTTCCCCCAGATACAAGAACATGTGGCTATGTCTTCTCTGCATATGTAGATTCTGGTTTTCACAATACAGCAATTGAAGCATTGCAGGTTTTAAGTTTGCGTATGATGTCTGAAGATGGCAACATACTTAGAGAGAATACAAATTTTGTGAATGAATTCATCCTATCTGAAGATGTGGCTGTTGTTGAGTCACAGATACTTAAATTATTTGAAGATTCTGAAGATGAACTTGCAATTGGGTTGTTGAATTTAAGATGGTGTGCAATAGCTGGGTTCCCAATCTGCAAGTCAGCTGATCAAAGTCTATGGGCTAAAAGACTGGAAGGAATGCAATTGTGA
- the LOC114384935 gene encoding pentatricopeptide repeat-containing protein At1g76280 isoform X2 has protein sequence MHMYGYRARVFLRSISLCKSKWHNHHLHGSLIHFSQNLTSTAGREFTEFATEPSMQRQVVEALHSGDRKKASDLLSDFGSRSRHSLTADHFVHIFEYCARSPDPLFVMEILRFMELKGVSMNNICSSLMMQALCNGGYLEEAFDIVDYLGGSQRLYPVLPLYNSLLRSCTTMQNIIQASRCLDLMEKKMVGKNEVTYIELLKLAVLQKNLPAAHLIWQEYIKNYSMSIMALDRFIWSFTRLGDLESAYKILLEMISLATRGNIPIARTVHGKVYTNRLDIPVPSNKGPGSTMLDLKENKKLDYCMHPPLMYIPDSISASIEQQIICMGNKKAKSTELAGLNGQKHPLLKKALSRSFDDIIHGCAKQKNHMLARKLMLQMTNLGLQPSRHTYNGIIKVVSHRSFGDAIRVLKKMQQKNLKPYDSTLASLSITCSKALQLDLAEAFLNQISECLYPNPYNALLASCDQLNQLERAIRVFAKMEQKKVLPNIRTCELLFSLFGVVNGHYEDSDALSKVDVAKRINAIQKHMANNGIQHSHLSMNKLMRALGEEGMIKELIQYLHVAENLFIYRNPSLGTHMYNTVLHYLVEAKESDTVIAIFKKMKLCGCHPDSETYNIMIDCCTILKSYRSACLLLSMMIRKGFHPVICTYNAIIEILLEDENFNEALNLLKQVILDGIQPDVLLFNTVLKEACYKD, from the exons ATGCATATGTATGGATACAGAGCAAGGGTTTTTCTGCGCTCAATTTCACTTTGTAAATCAAAGTGGCATAATCACCATCTCCAT GGAAGTCTAATCCATTTCTCTCAAAATCTCACCTCCACAGCTG GTCGTGAATTTACGGAATTTGCAACAGAACCGTCTATGCAGAGGCAAGTTGTGGAGGCACTCCACTCGGGTGACAGAAAGAAGGCTTCAGACTTACTTTCGGATTTTGGTTCCAGAAGCCGCCACTCATTAACAGCTGACCATTTTGTTCACATTTTTGAGTACTGTGCTCGCTCTCCTGATCCTTTG ttTGTTATGGAGATTTTGAGATTCATGGAGTTAAAAGGTGTTAGCATGAACAATATATGCTCATCTCTTATGATGCAGGCCCTTTGTAATGGGGGTTACTTGGAAGAG GCCTTTGATATCGTTGATTATCTTGGAGGAAGTCAACGTCTCTATCCAGTTCTCCCACTGTACAATAGTCTCTTAAGATCCTGCACAACAATGCAGAATATAATTCAAGCAAGCAGATGTTTGGACTTAATGGAAAAGAAGATGGTAGGGAAGAATGAAGTTACATATATTGAGCTTCTCAAG CTTGCAGTTTTGCAGAAAAACTTGCCTGCAGCTCATCTCATTTGGCAGGAGTATATTAAAAACTATAGCATGAGTATCATGGCTCTGGATAGATTCATTTGGTCATTTACAAGGTTAGGAGATTTAGAATCTGCATATAAAATACTACTAGAAATGATTTCATTAGCCACCAGGGGAAACATTCCTATTGCTAGAACAGTTCATGGGAAGGTGTATACTAATAGACTGGACATCCCTGTGCCTTCAAATAAAGGGCCAGGCTCAACCATGTTGGACTTGAAGGAGAACAAAAAATTGGACTATTGTATGCACCCTCCTCTTATGTATATACCTGACAGTATTTCTGCAAGTATAGAGCAACAGATTATTTGCATGGGGAATAAAAAAGCTAAGAGTACTGAATTAGCTGGGCTGAATGGGCAAAAACATCCGCTGCTTAAGAAGGCGTTGAGTCGGTCTTTTGATGATATAATACATGGGTGtgcaaaacaaaagaatcaTATGCTTGCAAGGAAGCTTATGTTACAG ATGACAAATCTTGGTTTGCAGCCATCCAGACATACATATAATGGCATTATTAAAGTTGTTTCTCATAGAAGCTTTGGGGATGCCATAAGAGTG TTGAaaaagatgcagcagaagaatTTGAAGCCATATGATTCAACTCTAGCGTCACTTTCAATCACTTGCAGCAAAGCACTACAACTAGATTTAGCTGAGGCTTTTCTGAATCAAATTTCTGAATGTCTATATCCAAATCCTTATAATGCTTTGCTAGCATCATGCGATCAACTG AATCAACTTGAACGTGCTATTCGAGTGTTTGCCAAGATGGAGCAGAAAAAAGTTTTACCTAATATCAGGACATGCGAGCTTCTGTTTTCGTTATTTGGAGTTGTAAATGGCCATTACGAAGACAGTGATGCGCTGTCAAAGGTGGATGTTGCTAAAAGAATAAATGCTATACAAAAGCATATGGCCAACAATGGCATTCAGCATAGTCACCTTTCAATGAATAAATTA ATGAGAGCCCTTGGAGAAGAAGGGATGATAAAAGAGTTGATCCAGTATTTACATGTGGCAGAAAATCTTTTCATTTATAGAAACCCTTCATTGGGAACACATATGTACAACACAGTGTTACATTATCTTGTTGAAGCCAAGGAA AGTGACACGGTGATTGCAATTTTCAAGAAGATGAAGTTATGTGGCTGCCACCCTGATTCTGAAACATACAATATAATGATTGACTGTTGTACCATCCTAAAAAGTTACAGATCTGCTTGTTTGCTGCTTTCAATGATGATACGGAAAGGGTTTCATCCAGTGATTTGTACATATAACGCTATCATTGAG ATTTTGTTGGAAGATGAGAACTTTAATGAAGCCCTGAATCTTTTGAAACAAGTCATATTGGATGGCATTCAACCTGATGTACTGCTGTTTAATACAGTTCTTAAAGAAGCATGCTACAAG GATTGA